The DNA sequence CAAACTGCTTGCTTTAACCTCCGAAGAATTAGGATTGTCTTTTAAAATATTCCCAGCTGTTTGTGCATAAGAAATAGCAGTCTTTTCTGCATTTTTATCATTATTGGGAAAATATTTGAAATATACGTCGGCGATATTAATACAGGTTATTGCATAGGTATAATTTGATATTTGTGTTGGGTGTTTAAAGTAAAGAGCCTCCGATTTTTTTAGATAAAATAGAATACTGTCGAGTTCTTTTTTATCTTGAGAAGCATTGTAGTTGTATTCATGAGCTACTGACAAGGCAGCATAGGAATTACTCAGTAGGTTATAATCCTTTGTTTTTAATGCATTTTCAGTTGCTTTACGTGCATAGTTGTTGACCTGAGCCACGTTGTTCCAAGTGGAATGAGCGGCATAAAGCTGGTAATACAGTTTAGAGGCAATATAGGGATCAGGTGATTTTTCCAATTCTTTTAATCCCAGTTGGCAAAATTTGATTTTTTTTTCAGGATCATCCAGTGTTTTATAGAGAAAAGCCTTTGCGTAATAAGCAGATGCCATTGCTACAGGATTTTTAGCTTGTTGGGCGATGACAATCGCAGAATCACTTAGTGGTTTCAAAGATGCTATTTGCTGATTATTGGCTTTTATAACGGTGAGAACGGTATATGCCTTGGTTGCCTCAAGATAATTTTTATATCGTAAAGCTATGCGTGCGCTTTCTCTTGCAGTATTTTCCGCCGCAGAATAATTCCTGTTTATTCTATAAGCCTCTGCGAGACGATTTAACAAGGCTGGTTTGTACTGTTCATCCAGATTGGTATTGTTAATAACCGACTGTAAACTGTCTGTATACAAACCTTGGGAAAAACCACTGATGCTGATACTAAAACAGAGACAAATAAATAATTTATAGAATACAGATTTCATATACTTAAAATTAAGATAAATTGTTAAATCCATGTATAAAACTTCATAAATATGACAAAGTATAACTGTTTGTAAAGTGTTGGAAACCAATTTTATTCAAATCTTGTAGTCGTATTGTAGATGCTTTTTACAGGAAGGTAGATGCTTTGTAGCATGGGAAGGTTAGGAAATCACAGTGGATTAATTGAATATTTGTAACAGCAATACTGCTATACAATTAAACATCAAATTTATGAACAACAAAACTTTATCCATCATTTCCTATATTACCCCTCTAGGCTGGATCTTAGCTTATTTTTTAGGAAGAGACAATGCAGATTCACTGCTTAAATACCATTTAAGACAATCATTAGGGCTTATGCTTATTAGTATTATTTTCAATATTATCATGAGAATCCTGGTTTCTATAACACCTCTTTTATCATTTTTAGGAATTGCAGGGCTTCTGATTATTATATTCTGGATATTAGGAATGATCAACGCAGCCAATGGTGCTGAAAAACCGGTTCCTATATTGGGTAAAATGTTTGAGGACAAATTTGCTTTTATAGGGTAAGAATGTAGGCTAATAAAATTGAGATGAAAGATTATAAATATTTTATACAGGAAGGGAGCAGGTTTCATTTGAAAACCAAAATGTCAACTGCTGTTTTACGGGTGATTGCCTGCCTGATTATAGGTATTGCCTTATATTGTCTTATTCCTGCTGAAAAAAAGATTGGTCTATGGGCAGCATTACTGTTTGTATTTTTTGCTTTGGTGAATCTATTAAAGACAACAAAAAGACTGGTTATCGATACACAGGCTAAAACAATAACCCATAAAAACAACATACTCAGTGGAGAGGTTGTTTATCGTTTTGAAGATTTTATCCAGTTTTATGTATTGGTAGGAAAGTATTTATTTATCACAATGGATAGTACAGCCTTTTTTATATTCGATCAAAATGGTAAAGAAAAAAGAGTTCCAATTATTGTAGGATTATTTGGATCCAAAACAGTACAGGCTGCTATTAATGAGATCAGTGAAATCATGAATATTGAAGAAAGATAACTGAAAACTGAAATGGAAAAATATAAATTGCACATAACCCCAACAGAGCTTAGTATAAAACCCTATTTTGCCTATATGCCAAAAATTATAGTTTTTGCAGTTTTAGCGGTTTTGATATTTTGTTTTGTACCCTTTTTACATCAAGTCAATTATAATATCAGATATACCTCTTATGGTATCGGTGGGGTTATGCTTTTTTATTCCATATATGATTATATTTTCCATGCCAGTGTGGAATTTTTATTTGATAAAAAAACAAACAGCATCTACAAAGTTTATTTATTTTCAATTAAAAAAAGACTGATGGCATTGGATGAAATGACCATTATTAATACAGCAGAATATGG is a window from the Chryseobacterium sp. T16E-39 genome containing:
- a CDS encoding import component protein; translated protein: MNNKTLSIISYITPLGWILAYFLGRDNADSLLKYHLRQSLGLMLISIIFNIIMRILVSITPLLSFLGIAGLLIIIFWILGMINAANGAEKPVPILGKMFEDKFAFIG